In Helicobacter colisuis, one genomic interval encodes:
- the gltX gene encoding glutamate--tRNA ligase — protein sequence METIVTRFAPSPTGYLHIGGLRTALFNYLYARANKGKFLLRIEDTDLARNSTDAKEAIIQAFEWVGMDYDGEVVYQSQRFPLYQQYIDQLLKEGKAYYCYMSKEELDLLREEQRKRGETPRYDNRYRDFQGTPPSGIQPVVRIKAPLSGEICFGDGVKGEMRIAAKELDDFIIARSDGTPTYNFCVAIDDALMGVTDVIRGDDHLSNTPKQIIIYEALGFKVPRFFHVPMILNPQGHKLSKRDGAMSVMEYKEMGYLPEALLNFLVRLGWSHGDQEIFSKKEMLEFFNPNDLNSAPSAYNQEKLLWLNSHYIRELSNDSLNILLSKNFNVETPQERVQEILYPEIKERSKTLVDFVGILKDCLQTPKSYDEKMQHKVSSEENIRLLGEFCAYIKALKKPIATAQEVENEMATFADFHGIKAKVLFVPLRYALLGKSGGVGIAPLLASLEKEEIIKRIQNALESFKG from the coding sequence ATGGAAACAATAGTAACGCGATTTGCCCCATCCCCTACAGGTTACCTACATATCGGTGGTCTTAGAACCGCGCTTTTTAATTATCTTTATGCAAGAGCCAATAAAGGTAAATTTCTCTTAAGAATCGAAGACACAGATTTAGCAAGAAATTCTACCGATGCAAAAGAGGCTATTATTCAAGCCTTTGAGTGGGTTGGAATGGATTATGATGGTGAGGTCGTTTATCAAAGCCAAAGATTTCCGCTTTATCAGCAATACATTGATCAGCTTCTAAAAGAGGGCAAGGCGTATTATTGCTATATGAGTAAAGAAGAATTGGATTTATTGCGCGAGGAACAACGCAAAAGAGGGGAAACTCCGCGCTATGATAATCGTTATCGTGATTTTCAAGGGACACCCCCAAGCGGAATACAGCCAGTAGTGAGAATTAAAGCACCTTTAAGTGGTGAGATTTGCTTTGGCGATGGCGTGAAAGGTGAGATGAGAATTGCTGCAAAAGAGCTAGATGATTTTATTATTGCAAGAAGCGATGGGACACCAACTTATAATTTTTGTGTAGCAATTGATGATGCGCTAATGGGCGTTACAGATGTTATTAGGGGGGATGATCATTTGAGCAATACGCCTAAGCAGATTATTATTTATGAGGCTTTAGGATTCAAGGTGCCACGATTTTTTCATGTGCCAATGATTCTTAATCCACAAGGGCATAAGCTTAGCAAACGCGATGGTGCAATGAGTGTTATGGAATATAAAGAAATGGGTTATTTGCCAGAAGCACTTTTGAATTTCCTTGTGCGACTTGGTTGGAGTCATGGAGATCAAGAGATTTTTAGCAAAAAAGAAATGTTAGAGTTTTTTAATCCCAATGATTTGAATTCAGCCCCTTCAGCTTATAATCAAGAGAAGCTTTTATGGCTTAATAGCCATTATATTAGAGAGCTAAGCAATGATTCTTTAAATATACTTTTGAGCAAAAATTTCAATGTGGAAACTCCACAAGAGAGAGTGCAAGAGATTTTGTATCCAGAAATCAAAGAGCGTTCTAAGACTTTAGTGGATTTTGTGGGGATTTTAAAAGATTGTTTGCAAACGCCAAAAAGCTATGATGAAAAGATGCAGCATAAGGTTTCTAGCGAGGAAAATATTAGGCTTTTAGGAGAGTTTTGTGCTTATATTAAAGCACTTAAAAAACCAATAGCAACTGCTCAAGAAGTTGAAAATGAGATGGCGACTTTTGCAGATTTTCACGGAATCAAAGCAAAAGTATTATTTGTGCCTTTGCGTTATGCTTTGCTTGGTAAGAGTGGCGGCGTAGGAATTGCCCCTTTGCTTGCTAGCTTGGAGAAAGAAGAAATAATAAAGAGAATCCAAAATGCCCTAGAAAGCTTTAAGGGCTAA
- the metE gene encoding 5-methyltetrahydropteroyltriglutamate--homocysteine S-methyltransferase, whose product MSSIVGFPRIGQNRELKKALEAFWAGKCSQSDLENVAKDLRKKHWEAQKHLDYVCVNDFSYYDNILDLAYALGAKPQRFKDLSGLEGYFAMARGHAKGVACEMTKWFNTNYHYVVPELSQTDAYQAQIQTLKDQYNEAKALGYTPKISLIGLFTFFGLSKIAQGDPKAIFAKLKSAYLDLVDEIAKLDSEVVIEFSEPIFVRGWHNDTLQAQCVYDKQVIKEVYESIAQKGIKTIVTTFFEHSNELTEVLLQTSIYGIGLDFIAGAKNTQSLGAIAASNKVLFAGLIDGRNIWVADLESKLKTLESITAQIPKERVAITTSCSLLHVPFGKDDESKMDSQILSWISFAKEKLEELRVLEDLFKNGANGGSKAFFEANKAINNARKTSEKTNNKVVRDRVSKNTLKSRDVAFKDRIKIQRDELGYPDLATTTIGSFPQTPELRALRLGYKKGEISKDAYEAGIKEYIQDCVKFQEEIDLDVLVHGEPERNDMVEYFGEQLEGFVFSQNGWVQSYGSRCVKPPIIFGDVARPKAMTLDWILYAQSLTKKIMKGMLTGPVTILNWSFVRDDMARSQVCEQIALAIADEIDDLQKGGVKIIQVDEAAFKEGYPLRAENIKEYERWALECFKVSTAVAKANTQIHTHMCYSEFNDIIKTIEAMDADVISIETARSGNELLKVFKEVGYTHEVGPGVYDIHSPRIPSTQEIIDQIKVLLEVLPKEQLWINPDCGLKTRKWEEVKPSLKNMVEAVKAVRGTLK is encoded by the coding sequence ATGAGTAGTATCGTTGGATTTCCTCGTATCGGACAAAATAGAGAGCTGAAAAAAGCTTTAGAGGCATTTTGGGCTGGAAAATGTAGCCAAAGTGATTTAGAAAATGTAGCCAAAGATTTGCGTAAAAAGCATTGGGAAGCACAAAAACATCTTGATTATGTATGTGTCAATGACTTTAGCTACTATGATAATATTTTGGATCTTGCCTATGCACTTGGTGCAAAGCCACAAAGATTTAAAGACTTAAGCGGTTTGGAGGGATATTTTGCTATGGCGCGCGGACATGCAAAAGGTGTAGCGTGTGAAATGACAAAATGGTTTAACACAAACTATCACTATGTCGTGCCAGAGCTTAGTCAAACAGATGCATATCAAGCACAGATTCAAACACTAAAGGATCAATACAATGAAGCTAAAGCGCTAGGATATACGCCAAAGATTTCACTTATAGGACTTTTTACATTTTTTGGATTAAGCAAAATTGCACAAGGTGATCCAAAAGCTATTTTTGCAAAGCTTAAGAGTGCGTATTTAGATTTGGTTGATGAGATTGCTAAACTAGATTCAGAAGTTGTGATTGAATTTAGTGAGCCTATTTTTGTGCGTGGATGGCACAATGATACGCTACAAGCACAATGTGTCTATGATAAACAAGTTATTAAAGAAGTGTATGAAAGCATTGCACAAAAAGGTATCAAAACTATCGTAACAACTTTTTTTGAGCATAGCAATGAGCTTACAGAAGTTTTATTACAAACAAGCATTTATGGTATAGGACTTGATTTTATCGCAGGGGCTAAAAATACACAATCTCTTGGTGCTATCGCAGCAAGCAACAAGGTGCTTTTTGCAGGGCTTATTGATGGGCGTAATATTTGGGTAGCAGATTTGGAATCTAAACTCAAAACATTAGAATCTATCACAGCACAAATTCCAAAAGAGCGCGTAGCAATCACTACTTCTTGCTCACTTTTGCATGTGCCTTTTGGGAAAGATGATGAAAGCAAAATGGATTCACAAATTCTAAGTTGGATTAGCTTTGCAAAAGAAAAACTTGAAGAATTAAGAGTGCTTGAAGATCTCTTTAAAAATGGCGCAAATGGAGGAAGTAAAGCATTTTTTGAAGCCAATAAGGCTATTAATAATGCGCGTAAAACTTCTGAAAAAACAAACAATAAAGTTGTGCGCGATCGCGTGAGCAAAAATACATTAAAAAGCCGCGATGTAGCTTTCAAAGATCGTATTAAGATTCAACGAGATGAGCTAGGTTATCCAGATCTTGCGACAACAACAATTGGTTCATTCCCTCAAACACCAGAACTTCGTGCATTGCGTTTGGGGTATAAAAAAGGTGAGATTAGCAAAGATGCGTATGAAGCAGGAATCAAAGAATACATACAAGATTGCGTGAAGTTTCAAGAAGAAATTGATTTAGATGTTTTGGTGCATGGAGAGCCAGAACGCAATGATATGGTGGAGTATTTTGGGGAGCAGCTTGAAGGGTTTGTGTTTAGTCAAAATGGTTGGGTGCAAAGCTATGGTAGCCGCTGTGTAAAGCCACCTATTATTTTTGGTGATGTAGCACGACCTAAGGCAATGACGCTTGATTGGATTTTGTATGCACAAAGTCTTACGAAAAAAATTATGAAAGGTATGCTAACAGGACCTGTAACGATTCTAAATTGGAGTTTTGTGCGCGATGATATGGCACGCTCACAAGTATGCGAACAAATTGCATTAGCCATTGCTGATGAGATTGATGATTTACAAAAAGGCGGAGTGAAAATCATTCAAGTCGATGAGGCAGCCTTTAAAGAAGGGTATCCTTTGCGCGCAGAAAATATCAAAGAATATGAGCGATGGGCGCTAGAGTGCTTTAAGGTTTCTACCGCAGTAGCAAAGGCAAATACACAGATTCACACACATATGTGTTATAGTGAGTTTAATGACATTATCAAAACTATCGAGGCAATGGATGCTGATGTGATTAGTATAGAAACTGCAAGAAGCGGAAATGAGTTGCTAAAAGTCTTTAAGGAAGTTGGCTATACACATGAAGTAGGACCGGGTGTGTATGATATTCATAGCCCTAGAATCCCAAGCACACAAGAAATCATCGATCAAATCAAAGTGCTTTTGGAAGTATTGCCAAAAGAACAATTATGGATTAATCCAGATTGTGGGCTAAAAACTCGAAAATGGGAAGAAGTCAAGCCAAGCCTTAAAAATATGGTTGAGGCAGTTAAGGCTGTGCGAGGCACATTAAAATAA
- a CDS encoding sugar O-acetyltransferase, with amino-acid sequence MNVFEKDLAGVPLDSRDSEVAPIIEVIKHTQKLIAKLNNGEKSEEQVREILSQIMGREVDSSLWLLPPFYTDFGRNIYFGKNVFVNTACTFMDRGGIYIDDEVFIGPKVNLITINHDINPYNRTTTICKPIYIQKRVWIGVAATICPGVRIGENSIVGANAVVTKDVSPNSIVGGNPARLIKKIAIENYK; translated from the coding sequence ATGAATGTTTTTGAGAAAGATTTGGCTGGTGTGCCACTAGATTCTAGAGATTCTGAAGTCGCACCTATCATCGAAGTGATTAAGCACACGCAAAAACTCATCGCCAAGCTTAATAATGGAGAAAAAAGCGAGGAGCAAGTGCGTGAGATTTTAAGTCAAATTATGGGAAGAGAGGTGGATTCTAGTTTGTGGCTTTTACCACCTTTTTATACGGATTTTGGGCGTAATATATATTTTGGCAAAAATGTTTTTGTTAATACCGCTTGCACATTTATGGATCGGGGCGGAATCTATATTGATGATGAGGTGTTTATCGGACCAAAAGTTAATCTCATCACCATTAACCACGACATTAATCCCTATAATCGCACCACTACCATTTGCAAGCCTATTTATATCCAAAAGCGCGTGTGGATAGGTGTAGCAGCAACTATTTGTCCGGGTGTTAGGATTGGTGAAAATTCTATCGTGGGTGCTAATGCAGTCGTTACCAAAGATGTCTCGCCAAATTCTATCGTGGGTGGAAATCCTGCAAGACTTATCAAAAAAATAGCAATAGAAAATTATAAATAG
- a CDS encoding NAD(P)H-dependent oxidoreductase, with product MKNILLINGSKKFGSSEGRLSATLQEVAKETLQSFGCNIVETHIDKGYDIESEVQKLLDSDVWIYQMPGWWMGEPWIVKEYIDKVFMAGAGKFCASDGRHRDNPSKNYGKGGLLHDKKYMFSLTWNAPIEAFTDKDEFFGGVGVDVVYLHLHKAHEFLGMQALPTFICNDVVKNPQVEQYIQEYKAHLQKVFG from the coding sequence ATGAAAAATATATTACTGATTAATGGAAGCAAAAAGTTTGGTAGTAGTGAAGGTAGGCTTTCTGCGACTTTGCAAGAAGTGGCTAAAGAAACATTGCAATCTTTTGGGTGTAATATTGTAGAAACACATATAGATAAGGGCTATGATATAGAATCTGAAGTGCAAAAGTTATTAGATTCTGATGTATGGATTTATCAAATGCCTGGTTGGTGGATGGGTGAGCCTTGGATAGTAAAAGAATATATAGATAAAGTATTTATGGCAGGAGCTGGAAAATTTTGTGCTAGTGATGGGCGACATCGTGATAACCCAAGCAAAAATTATGGCAAAGGTGGCTTATTACACGATAAGAAATATATGTTTAGTCTTACTTGGAATGCACCCATTGAGGCATTTACAGACAAAGATGAGTTTTTTGGTGGCGTGGGTGTAGATGTCGTGTATTTGCATTTGCATAAGGCACACGAATTTTTAGGTATGCAGGCTTTGCCGACATTTATTTGTAATGATGTGGTCAAAAACCCACAAGTAGAACAATACATACAAGAGTATAAAGCACATTTGCAAAAAGTGTTTGGTTAA
- a CDS encoding MerR family transcriptional regulator: MAYTIIEVEKKTGVSSHTLRFWAKKGLFPFVEKDNNQVKYFSERDVEWVRWINWFRKAQMDIPTIKYYIELANKGDCTAKERREMIARQKEIVTDTIEELQSVLETLEYKLGVYDEMLHNNIDGFNPQSKQYKGCKKDYKKENK, encoded by the coding sequence GTGGCTTATACAATTATTGAGGTAGAAAAAAAGACAGGAGTGTCTTCACATACCTTGCGTTTTTGGGCAAAGAAAGGCTTATTTCCCTTTGTGGAAAAAGATAACAATCAAGTTAAATATTTTAGTGAGCGTGATGTGGAATGGGTGCGTTGGATTAATTGGTTTCGTAAAGCCCAAATGGATATTCCGACGATTAAATATTACATAGAGCTTGCAAATAAGGGTGATTGCACAGCAAAAGAGCGACGAGAAATGATTGCTAGGCAAAAAGAGATTGTTACAGATACTATTGAGGAGCTACAATCTGTGCTTGAAACGCTAGAGTATAAGCTTGGTGTTTATGATGAAATGCTGCATAATAATATCGATGGATTTAATCCACAAAGCAAACAATACAAAGGTTGTAAAAAAGATTATAAAAAGGAAAATAAATGA
- a CDS encoding nucleotidyltransferase family protein, whose translation MQAIVLAGGLGTRLRSVIQDIPKPMAPINGKPFLAFVLEYLKEQGITEVILSVSYKYELIQEYFKDEFQGLKIIYNVEKELLGTGGAIKDSLKFIKDEVYVLNGDTFFDIPLKEMKLGESKICIALKQMQNFDRYGNVKIDKQGFVVSFEEKVFKEQGLINGGIYLIKKDIFDGFELEEKFSFEEFLQENYKTLRIKTKVFDHYFIDIGIPEDYERFVNTRS comes from the coding sequence TTGCAAGCTATAGTTTTAGCTGGAGGGCTTGGCACTAGACTTAGAAGCGTGATTCAGGATATTCCAAAGCCTATGGCTCCTATTAATGGGAAGCCATTTTTGGCTTTTGTTTTAGAGTATTTGAAAGAGCAGGGTATCACAGAAGTTATTTTAAGTGTATCTTATAAATATGAATTGATTCAAGAATATTTCAAAGATGAGTTTCAAGGGTTAAAAATAATCTATAATGTAGAAAAGGAACTTTTGGGGACAGGTGGAGCTATCAAAGATTCTTTGAAGTTTATTAAAGATGAGGTTTATGTGTTAAATGGAGATACATTTTTTGATATTCCTTTAAAAGAAATGAAGCTTGGAGAGAGTAAAATTTGCATCGCTTTAAAGCAAATGCAAAATTTTGATAGATATGGTAATGTTAAGATTGATAAACAAGGCTTTGTGGTGTCTTTTGAAGAAAAGGTTTTTAAAGAACAAGGCTTGATTAATGGCGGTATCTATCTAATAAAAAAAGATATTTTTGATGGTTTTGAATTGGAGGAGAAATTTTCTTTTGAAGAATTTTTGCAAGAAAATTATAAAACGCTAAGAATTAAAACTAAGGTTTTTGACCATTATTTCATTGATATTGGAATACCTGAAGATTATGAGAGGTTTGTGAATACTAGATCTTAG
- a CDS encoding D-sedoheptulose-7-phosphate isomerase: MEIVNSYIKEHFEDSIAVKTKILNDEKLLELIKKVALETTKAYKEGKKTLLAGNGGSAADAQHIAGEFVSRFYFDRPGIPSIALTTDTSILTAIGNDYGYEKLFSRQVQAQGVEGDIFIGISTSGNSANIIEALKICKEKGILSVGLTGESGGAMNELCDYCIKVPSNKTPRIQESHILIGHIICAIVEEELFGKGFGCKL, from the coding sequence ATGGAAATTGTAAATTCTTATATTAAAGAACATTTTGAAGATTCTATTGCGGTTAAAACAAAAATACTTAATGATGAAAAATTATTAGAATTAATCAAAAAGGTGGCTTTAGAGACCACAAAGGCTTATAAAGAAGGGAAAAAGACACTTCTAGCTGGAAATGGCGGAAGTGCAGCTGATGCGCAACATATTGCTGGAGAGTTTGTTAGTCGATTTTATTTTGATAGACCCGGAATTCCTTCTATTGCATTGACAACTGATACGAGTATTTTAACTGCTATTGGGAATGATTATGGTTATGAAAAATTGTTTTCACGACAGGTGCAAGCCCAAGGTGTTGAGGGGGATATTTTTATTGGAATCTCTACAAGCGGTAATAGTGCCAATATCATTGAAGCGTTGAAAATTTGTAAAGAAAAGGGTATCTTGAGTGTTGGTTTGACTGGAGAGAGTGGTGGAGCTATGAATGAACTTTGTGATTATTGTATCAAAGTGCCGTCAAACAAAACGCCAAGAATCCAAGAATCGCATATTTTAATAGGACATATTATTTGTGCTATTGTAGAAGAAGAGTTATTTGGTAAAGGTTTTGGTTGCAAGCTATAG
- a CDS encoding dehydrogenase, with protein sequence MVIRSQTPLRLGLAGGGTDINLYCDKYTGYVLNTTISLYIHCTLIERDDETIIFDSPDTNSYAKYQSSSHLQNDGNLDIFKAIYNRIVRDFAHKPLSFSLHTYSDVPSGSGLGGSSTLVVGVIKAFVEWLNLPLGEYEIAKLAYEIEREDMGIVGGAQDQYAATFGGFNFMEFYDQKRVIVNPLRIKNWIASELEARVVLYFTNITREAKDIEEHKKGKLGDQKSLEAMHAIKQDAVAMKEALFKADFDTMAQILGKSWQSKKIISEIVSNDELERIYNLAMANGAYSGKTSGAGAGGFMFFLVDPIKKYQLIKLLNQEQGYVQDFSFTKEGAKSWKL encoded by the coding sequence ATGGTTATTCGCTCACAGACACCATTGAGATTAGGATTAGCAGGGGGGGGGACAGATATTAACTTGTATTGCGATAAATATACAGGTTATGTTCTAAATACCACGATATCGCTCTACATTCATTGCACGCTAATAGAAAGGGATGATGAGACTATCATTTTTGATTCTCCTGATACAAACTCATATGCCAAATACCAAAGTAGTTCGCATCTTCAAAACGATGGGAATTTGGATATTTTTAAAGCCATTTATAATCGTATAGTGAGGGATTTTGCTCACAAGCCTTTGAGTTTTTCACTACATACTTATTCGGATGTTCCTAGTGGAAGTGGTTTGGGCGGTAGTTCGACTTTGGTAGTTGGAGTGATTAAGGCTTTTGTAGAATGGTTAAATTTGCCGCTTGGAGAATATGAGATTGCTAAACTTGCTTATGAGATTGAGCGTGAAGATATGGGGATAGTAGGTGGAGCGCAAGATCAATATGCAGCAACCTTTGGTGGATTTAATTTTATGGAGTTTTATGATCAAAAACGGGTTATTGTTAATCCTTTGCGTATAAAAAATTGGATTGCAAGTGAGCTTGAAGCAAGAGTGGTATTGTATTTCACAAATATCACAAGAGAAGCAAAAGATATAGAAGAGCATAAAAAGGGTAAGCTAGGAGATCAAAAATCTCTAGAAGCGATGCATGCTATCAAACAAGATGCAGTTGCCATGAAAGAGGCGCTTTTTAAAGCGGATTTTGATACAATGGCACAGATTCTTGGCAAATCATGGCAGTCTAAAAAGATCATTTCAGAGATTGTTAGCAATGATGAATTGGAGAGAATTTACAATCTTGCAATGGCTAATGGTGCTTATAGTGGTAAGACGAGTGGAGCAGGTGCTGGAGGATTTATGTTTTTCTTAGTAGATCCCATAAAAAAATATCAATTAATCAAGCTTTTAAATCAAGAACAGGGTTATGTTCAGGATTTTTCATTTACAAAAGAAGGAGCAAAATCATGGAAATTGTAA
- a CDS encoding GDP-mannose 4,6-dehydratase has protein sequence MKTALITGFTGQVGSQMADFLLENTDYQVIGMMRWQEPMDNIYHLSDRINKNDRISVFYADLNDYSSIQKLFETKRPDVIFHLAAQSFPKTSFEIPIETLQTNIIGTANILENIRILKQKDGYEPVVHVCSSSEVYGRAKVGVKLNEDTPFHGASPYSISKIGTDYLGRFYGEAYGIKTYVTRMGTHSGPRRSDVFFESTVAKQIALIEAGLQEPVIKVGNLSSVRTFQDCRDAIRAYYLLSLESEKGNVPCGEAFNIAGEEAFKLPEVIDILLGFSTRKDIKVQEDAERLRPIDADYQMFDNTKIKSFIDWKPEIPARKMFEDLLNHWRKEISMGRIPLNR, from the coding sequence ATGAAAACAGCTTTAATTACAGGTTTTACTGGACAAGTTGGTTCGCAGATGGCGGATTTTTTACTTGAAAATACAGATTATCAAGTCATTGGTATGATGCGTTGGCAAGAACCTATGGATAATATCTATCATTTAAGCGATAGAATCAATAAAAATGATAGAATTAGCGTGTTTTATGCGGATTTGAATGATTATTCAAGTATTCAAAAACTTTTTGAAACTAAGCGTCCTGATGTGATTTTTCACCTAGCTGCACAATCTTTTCCTAAAACTTCTTTTGAAATACCCATTGAGACACTTCAAACGAATATCATTGGGACAGCAAATATTTTAGAAAATATTAGAATCTTAAAGCAAAAAGATGGTTATGAACCAGTTGTGCATGTATGCTCTTCTAGCGAAGTCTATGGTAGGGCAAAGGTGGGTGTGAAGCTTAATGAAGATACTCCATTTCATGGGGCAAGTCCCTATAGTATTAGCAAAATAGGAACAGATTATTTGGGGCGATTCTATGGTGAGGCTTATGGAATCAAAACTTATGTAACAAGAATGGGAACACATAGTGGCCCAAGGCGTAGCGATGTCTTTTTTGAAAGTACAGTAGCTAAGCAAATTGCACTGATTGAAGCAGGTTTGCAAGAACCGGTTATTAAAGTTGGGAATCTCTCAAGTGTGAGAACTTTTCAAGATTGTCGCGATGCTATAAGGGCTTATTATTTACTTTCATTGGAGAGCGAAAAAGGAAATGTGCCTTGCGGAGAGGCTTTTAATATAGCAGGAGAAGAGGCATTTAAGCTACCTGAAGTTATAGATATATTGCTTGGATTTTCTACGAGGAAAGATATTAAAGTCCAAGAAGATGCCGAGAGACTTCGTCCTATTGATGCAGATTATCAAATGTTTGATAACACAAAAATTAAGAGCTTTATTGATTGGAAACCGGAGATTCCAGCTAGAAAGATGTTTGAAGATTTACTTAACCATTGGAGAAAAGAAATTTCAATGGGCAGAATCCCACTTAATAGGTAG
- a CDS encoding FkbM family methyltransferase: MESLEQILKEIKGEMIRSNQLNYQILMSNIIAHAEIDDRDKQILLLLLQDRDRNYVRINHNVECWNNIKRYLDLVKPIEMPLEKLVRVGGRRDGGYVMFKVGGGLFEGVDSKALSLGVSDYSPWDLEMAEMGFKVIEYDASIEKGPYNHPNITFHKKFIGTNNNSNTITLSQAIEDNYLDKSKANILQCDIENCEWEMLEGIDISLLSDYFTQIIFEFHGCNPEEQEGVELRTRLLKKINEYFVPIHTHLNNHGKIFYSNGFFWSTTIEVSYLRKDLLEKSTMLRYRKKGGNLEGLDYPVHPSNPEIPIRFE; this comes from the coding sequence ATGGAAAGTTTAGAGCAGATTTTAAAGGAAATCAAAGGAGAAATGATTCGCAGCAATCAATTGAATTATCAAATTTTAATGTCTAATATTATTGCTCATGCGGAGATTGATGACAGAGACAAGCAAATTTTACTTCTGTTACTTCAAGATAGGGATAGAAATTATGTCCGTATTAATCATAATGTAGAATGTTGGAATAATATCAAGAGGTATCTTGATTTGGTAAAGCCCATAGAAATGCCCTTAGAAAAGTTGGTTCGCGTTGGTGGGAGAAGAGATGGGGGATATGTTATGTTTAAAGTGGGGGGGGGGCTATTTGAAGGCGTAGATTCTAAAGCTCTTTCGCTTGGGGTTTCTGACTATTCTCCTTGGGACTTAGAGATGGCAGAGATGGGATTTAAGGTTATAGAATATGATGCAAGTATTGAAAAAGGTCCTTATAATCACCCCAATATTACATTTCATAAGAAGTTTATAGGCACAAATAATAATTCAAATACCATTACATTAAGTCAAGCTATTGAAGATAATTATTTAGATAAAAGCAAAGCAAATATTTTGCAGTGTGATATTGAAAATTGTGAATGGGAGATGCTTGAGGGGATAGACATAAGTCTATTGAGCGATTATTTTACCCAGATTATTTTTGAGTTTCATGGTTGTAATCCAGAAGAGCAAGAGGGAGTGGAGTTGCGGACAAGATTGCTTAAAAAGATTAATGAATATTTTGTTCCCATCCATACCCATTTGAATAACCATGGAAAAATATTTTATTCAAATGGATTCTTTTGGAGCACCACGATTGAAGTTAGTTATTTAAGAAAAGATTTATTAGAGAAATCGACAATGCTAAGATATAGGAAAAAAGGTGGTAATCTAGAAGGGCTAGATTATCCTGTGCATCCTTCTAATCCGGAGATTCCGATCCGGTTTGAATAG
- a CDS encoding GDP-L-fucose synthase family protein, producing MHKDSKIYIAGHRGLVGSAILQELQRQGYTNLVYKTHEDLDLIDQKAVQDFFFREKPEYVILSAAKAGGVVANNTYRADFIYQNLMIECNVIHNAYLHGVKKLLFIASTSVYPKNANLPTNESQILTGVLEYTNKPYAIAKISGLMLCESYNLQYNTNFIAITPTNLYGNNDKFDLEKAHVLPAMIRKFHLAKLLNENNEKELLADLKMNSLEQAKEYLQNFGINEKSVEIWGTGEPTREFLHSQDLAEGVVFIMKNINFKDLRGNESEVANTHLNIGPNENISIKELATLVKEIVNFKGEITFNPSRPNGVMQKLTDCSKIHSLGWRHKIELEQGIKMMYEWYLNKDDKEA from the coding sequence ATGCATAAAGATTCTAAAATTTATATCGCAGGGCATAGGGGTTTGGTTGGGAGTGCCATACTTCAAGAGCTTCAGAGGCAAGGTTATACAAACCTTGTTTATAAGACACATGAAGATCTTGATTTAATTGACCAAAAAGCAGTGCAAGATTTTTTTTTCAGAGAGAAACCCGAATATGTGATATTGTCAGCAGCAAAAGCAGGTGGAGTTGTTGCTAATAATACTTATCGTGCCGATTTTATCTATCAAAATTTGATGATAGAGTGTAATGTGATTCATAATGCTTATTTGCATGGGGTAAAAAAATTACTTTTCATTGCTTCAACCAGTGTTTATCCTAAAAATGCAAATTTGCCAACAAATGAAAGTCAAATATTGACTGGAGTTTTAGAATACACTAATAAACCTTATGCAATTGCTAAAATTTCAGGGTTGATGCTTTGTGAAAGTTATAATTTGCAATATAATACAAATTTCATAGCCATTACCCCTACGAACCTATATGGAAATAATGATAAATTTGACCTCGAAAAAGCTCATGTGTTGCCTGCCATGATCAGAAAATTTCATTTAGCAAAACTTCTTAATGAAAATAATGAAAAAGAGCTTTTAGCAGATTTAAAAATGAATTCTTTAGAGCAGGCAAAAGAATATCTGCAAAATTTTGGCATCAATGAAAAAAGTGTTGAAATTTGGGGTACAGGAGAGCCTACAAGAGAGTTTTTGCATAGTCAAGACTTGGCAGAGGGTGTAGTTTTTATTATGAAAAATATTAACTTCAAAGATTTAAGAGGCAATGAAAGTGAAGTTGCAAACACTCATTTAAATATTGGACCCAATGAAAATATTAGCATTAAAGAATTAGCGACTTTGGTAAAAGAGATTGTAAATTTTAAAGGAGAAATCACATTTAACCCTAGTCGTCCTAATGGTGTTATGCAAAAACTTACGGATTGTTCTAAAATCCATTCTTTAGGCTGGAGACATAAAATAGAATTGGAGCAAGGTATAAAAATGATGTATGAGTGGTATTTAAATAAGGATGACAAAGAGGCTTAA